Proteins encoded within one genomic window of Bacillus sp. F19:
- a CDS encoding TRAP transporter substrate-binding protein produces MKWFISSSLLTVLFLVAVFSHDPMHEIEDDDEQHGLSDQIVIKFSHVVAENTPKGRAAEKFAEIIADRTDGKIKVEVFPNEIMYSDEKELNALKKGDVQMIAPSYSKMTEVIPEWQVLDLPFIFQDEQHVQNVYTGEVGERLLAELESENIKGLALWGNGFKQMTSSNGALIEPEDFSGQRFRIMPSDIIAKQFELLGAIPKASSFNDVYIALEGNEFDGQENTISNIYSKGFYRLQKDMTVSNHGYLGYSVLMNAEFWNSLEPELQTQIQKAMDETTEWMLKESKKMNDSQLIRMKQNSKMKIYELSEAEKDRWRKVFKPLYETYSTEYGNRWIEDIRNVR; encoded by the coding sequence ATGAAATGGTTTATTAGCTCAAGTCTTTTAACTGTGCTCTTTTTAGTGGCAGTTTTTTCACATGATCCCATGCACGAAATAGAAGATGACGATGAACAGCATGGTTTGAGTGATCAAATTGTCATTAAGTTCAGTCATGTGGTTGCTGAAAATACACCTAAGGGACGGGCTGCAGAAAAATTTGCTGAGATTATTGCAGACCGGACTGATGGAAAAATAAAAGTGGAAGTTTTTCCGAACGAAATTATGTATTCAGATGAAAAAGAGCTGAATGCGCTTAAAAAGGGCGACGTTCAAATGATTGCTCCTTCTTATTCAAAAATGACAGAGGTCATCCCTGAATGGCAAGTGCTTGATTTGCCTTTTATTTTTCAGGATGAGCAGCATGTACAAAACGTATATACAGGGGAAGTTGGAGAACGGCTGCTGGCTGAACTTGAAAGTGAAAATATTAAGGGCCTCGCTTTGTGGGGAAATGGCTTCAAACAAATGACAAGCAGCAACGGGGCGTTGATCGAGCCTGAGGATTTTTCAGGACAGCGCTTTAGAATAATGCCAAGTGATATAATTGCAAAACAGTTTGAATTGCTGGGTGCCATTCCAAAAGCTTCTTCCTTCAATGATGTTTACATCGCTCTGGAAGGAAATGAATTTGACGGCCAGGAAAATACGATTTCAAATATTTATTCAAAAGGATTTTATCGACTGCAAAAAGACATGACGGTTTCGAACCATGGCTATTTAGGCTATTCTGTCTTAATGAATGCAGAATTCTGGAACAGTCTGGAACCTGAACTGCAAACTCAAATTCAAAAAGCCATGGATGAAACGACTGAGTGGATGCTTAAAGAATCAAAAAAGATGAATGACTCACAGCTAATTAGAATGAAACAAAATTCCAAGATGAAAATCTATGAACTGAGTGAAGCCGAAAAAGATAGGTGGCGTAAGGTGTTCAAGCCGCTTTATGAAACGTATTCCACTGAGTATGGGAATCGTTGGATTGAGGATATTCGGAATGTACGATAA
- a CDS encoding DUF47 domain-containing protein, translating to MAIKRRKDKFSEMLSQISENLKETGQYFVDFKINNANDLKVFSETIKDYESKGDTFVHTIIMELNKAFITPIEREDILQLAVIMDDVLDGIEHSAALFEMYSVTQPTDYMVKFVDTINECTIEIAKSIDLLSNKKLSEIRTHAIRLKELESNCDNYLRTAVKNLFAIEKDPIKIIQYKEIYETLEEIADSCQGVANTLETIIMKNA from the coding sequence ATGGCTATCAAAAGAAGAAAAGATAAGTTTTCTGAAATGTTAAGTCAGATATCTGAGAACTTAAAAGAAACTGGGCAGTATTTTGTTGATTTCAAAATCAATAATGCCAATGATCTAAAAGTATTCTCAGAAACAATTAAGGATTATGAGTCAAAAGGCGACACGTTTGTTCATACCATCATCATGGAACTGAACAAAGCATTCATTACTCCGATTGAGCGTGAAGACATTCTTCAGCTCGCAGTGATTATGGACGATGTTTTGGATGGCATCGAACATTCTGCTGCATTGTTTGAAATGTATTCTGTTACACAGCCGACTGACTACATGGTAAAGTTTGTTGACACAATTAATGAGTGTACAATCGAAATTGCTAAATCAATTGATTTGCTTTCAAACAAAAAGCTAAGCGAAATCCGCACTCATGCTATCCGTTTAAAAGAACTTGAGTCAAACTGTGATAATTACTTGCGTACAGCTGTGAAAAATTTATTTGCAATTGAAAAAGACCCGATTAAAATCATTCAATATAAAGAGATATATGAAACACTTGAAGAGATTGCTGATAGCTGTCAAGGTGTTGCCAACACACTTGAAACTATCATCATGAAGAACGCGTAA
- a CDS encoding sensor histidine kinase, with protein MRRISILWKITGLIFFILGFSLFLAGIVLIGNYISGKEEELKARSFVTAQTIAELPEVKEALESRQNNLNKVIDRLRIINNANYIVVLNMDRERLTHPVHDRIGTRSQGNDEGPAFAEHSYTSKANGEIGTVMRAFVPVMNDDHEQIGVVLAGYKLPVFIEVLQSLVFEIFITSSLSLLFGGWGAWILARQIKRQMFHLEPHEIARLLVERTETFNAMHEGVIAIDTNEKITIFNNKAMKMMRINGHVIGKSIREVIPDTALPEILKLDHAIYSKELNVGNLNILSNRVPIKVSGQTVGAVAIFQDRTEVKKMAEELTGVRAFVNALRVQNHEYNNKLHTIAGLIQLGNHEKALQFVFQTTEEQEELIQFLSKNIKDESMAGLLLSKIRRGTELGISVEIDRNSQFNRFPDKLDHHDFVLILGNLIENAFDSFKHHQVPFPHIFISIEQDAEILTLIVEDNGSGIKAADYPRIFEQGFSTKGGRERGIGLYLVNQLVQQANGTIMAESEEGAGTSFTVTFYMEEI; from the coding sequence ATGAGACGAATTTCAATCTTATGGAAAATTACAGGCTTAATCTTCTTTATATTAGGGTTTTCTCTTTTTCTGGCAGGAATTGTTTTAATCGGCAATTATATAAGCGGAAAAGAAGAAGAGTTAAAGGCGCGTTCATTCGTAACAGCGCAGACGATCGCCGAACTTCCTGAAGTGAAAGAAGCTCTTGAAAGCAGACAGAATAATCTTAATAAAGTAATCGACCGCCTAAGAATCATCAACAACGCAAATTATATTGTTGTTTTAAACATGGATCGCGAAAGACTGACACATCCCGTACATGACAGGATTGGTACCCGCTCACAGGGAAACGATGAGGGCCCGGCCTTTGCAGAACACTCCTACACATCTAAGGCAAATGGAGAAATCGGGACCGTCATGCGTGCATTTGTCCCTGTCATGAACGATGACCATGAACAGATTGGAGTCGTCCTTGCGGGTTACAAACTTCCAGTCTTTATAGAAGTGCTGCAAAGCCTTGTGTTTGAAATCTTCATCACATCAAGTCTCTCTTTATTATTTGGGGGCTGGGGCGCCTGGATTCTGGCACGGCAAATTAAAAGACAGATGTTTCACCTGGAGCCGCATGAAATTGCAAGGCTCCTTGTCGAGCGCACTGAAACATTCAATGCCATGCACGAAGGTGTAATAGCTATTGATACGAATGAAAAGATTACTATTTTTAATAATAAAGCCATGAAAATGATGCGGATTAACGGTCACGTGATTGGAAAATCCATCAGAGAAGTCATTCCAGATACCGCCTTGCCTGAAATTCTCAAACTTGATCATGCGATATACAGCAAAGAACTCAATGTCGGCAACCTGAACATTTTAAGCAACCGGGTTCCGATTAAAGTGAGCGGCCAAACGGTTGGAGCTGTGGCCATCTTTCAGGACCGGACCGAGGTGAAAAAGATGGCGGAAGAATTAACTGGCGTACGGGCCTTTGTAAACGCTTTACGTGTCCAAAATCATGAATACAATAATAAGCTCCATACGATTGCAGGTCTGATACAGCTCGGGAATCACGAAAAAGCGCTCCAATTTGTCTTTCAAACGACTGAAGAGCAAGAAGAACTGATTCAATTTTTGAGTAAGAACATCAAAGATGAGAGTATGGCGGGATTGCTGCTCAGTAAAATCCGCCGGGGGACCGAACTTGGAATCAGCGTGGAAATTGACCGCAACAGCCAGTTTAATAGGTTCCCAGATAAGCTTGATCATCATGATTTTGTTCTTATCCTTGGGAACCTGATTGAAAATGCATTTGATTCTTTTAAACACCATCAAGTTCCCTTCCCTCATATTTTTATCAGCATCGAGCAGGATGCAGAAATACTGACACTCATAGTCGAGGATAATGGAAGCGGAATAAAAGCAGCAGATTACCCCCGCATTTTTGAACAGGGCTTTTCTACAAAGGGAGGCCGGGAACGGGGAATCGGGCTTTATTTAGTCAATCAGCTTGTTCAGCAGGCAAATGGCACGATCATGGCGGAGTCTGAAGAAGGTGCGGGAACAAGTTTTACAGTTACTTTTTATATGGAGGAGATTTGA
- a CDS encoding response regulator, which yields MQVKPVSVLLIEDDLMVQEVNREFLNRVNGFEVIGIASNGAEGLELVRMLAPDLILIDMYMPKMNGLETIQAIRAEGHASDIIAITAASDMETVRNVLLHGAVDYLMKPFKFERLKQSLENYSAYRSKLKDKSRLTQNELDSIRFQKEELKEKKDLPKGLHEVTLYKILTYLKDQSAPASAENVASSVGIARVTARRYLEHLEREGKLEIDIQYGGVGRPVNKYLISGRA from the coding sequence ATGCAGGTCAAACCAGTTTCCGTACTTCTGATTGAAGATGATTTAATGGTTCAGGAAGTGAATCGGGAGTTTTTAAATAGAGTGAATGGTTTTGAGGTTATTGGCATCGCATCAAATGGTGCCGAAGGCCTGGAGCTTGTGCGAATGCTTGCTCCTGATTTGATTTTGATTGATATGTATATGCCCAAAATGAATGGTCTTGAGACCATTCAAGCCATTCGGGCTGAAGGACATGCCTCTGATATTATTGCGATAACGGCCGCAAGTGATATGGAAACAGTCCGAAATGTTCTGCTTCACGGAGCCGTGGATTATTTAATGAAACCATTCAAATTCGAACGGCTGAAGCAATCACTTGAAAACTATTCAGCCTACCGCAGCAAGCTGAAAGATAAATCCCGGCTGACACAAAATGAACTTGATTCAATCAGGTTTCAAAAAGAAGAGCTTAAAGAGAAAAAGGATTTGCCAAAAGGATTGCATGAGGTGACTCTTTATAAAATTCTCACCTATCTCAAAGATCAAAGCGCTCCTGCATCAGCTGAGAATGTAGCCTCAAGCGTGGGAATTGCCAGAGTAACAGCAAGACGATATCTTGAACACCTTGAACGAGAAGGAAAATTAGAGATTGATATTCAATATGGCGGTGTCGGGAGGCCTGTCAACAAGTATCTTATTTCAGGAA
- a CDS encoding dicarboxylate/amino acid:cation symporter, producing MKINFKNLTVQVIIGIILGIAVGFLFPSFGIELKVLADVFIKMIKMVIAPIIFFTVVIGIGSMGDLKKVGRIGGKALLYFEIVTTFALAIGLIVVGIVKPGEGFNTDAVEGGDVSQYTEQAEETSHGFIDFVVGIIPENVVGAMAEGELLPILFFAVLFGISMASIGEKAKPVVVLFERLTDIFFGVVNMIMKVSPFAAFGAMAYTIGQFGLGSLVALGKLMGSVYITMFLFIIFVLGAIAKYYGFSIIKFIAFIKEEILLVLGTSSSESALPKMMEKMEKYGCSKSVVGLVIPTGYSFNLDGTSIYLSMAAMFIAQAYGVDLSIWQQLTLLGILMLTSKGAAGVTGSGFITLAATLAAFPMIPVEGIALLLGVDRFMSEARAITNLIGNGVATVVVSKMEDEFHPPAEHAEPAKISIAK from the coding sequence ATGAAAATTAACTTTAAGAATTTAACGGTTCAGGTCATTATCGGAATTATTTTAGGTATTGCTGTTGGTTTTTTGTTTCCAAGCTTTGGGATTGAGCTGAAAGTTTTAGCGGATGTCTTTATCAAAATGATTAAAATGGTGATTGCGCCAATTATCTTTTTTACGGTTGTAATCGGAATTGGCAGCATGGGTGACTTAAAGAAGGTCGGAAGAATCGGAGGCAAGGCCCTCCTGTATTTTGAAATTGTGACGACCTTTGCGCTTGCAATCGGACTTATTGTAGTAGGAATTGTAAAGCCTGGCGAAGGCTTCAACACAGATGCCGTTGAGGGCGGAGATGTATCTCAGTATACGGAACAGGCAGAAGAAACAAGTCATGGTTTCATTGACTTTGTAGTCGGCATTATTCCTGAGAATGTTGTAGGCGCAATGGCTGAGGGAGAACTGCTCCCGATCTTATTCTTTGCTGTCTTGTTTGGAATCTCAATGGCCTCTATTGGGGAAAAAGCAAAACCGGTTGTCGTTTTGTTTGAAAGGCTGACAGATATTTTCTTCGGTGTTGTAAACATGATTATGAAAGTTTCACCATTCGCGGCTTTCGGTGCAATGGCGTACACGATTGGACAATTTGGATTAGGATCGCTTGTTGCTCTCGGTAAGCTGATGGGATCTGTGTATATCACCATGTTCCTATTTATCATCTTTGTCTTAGGGGCAATTGCAAAATATTATGGCTTCAGCATTATAAAATTTATCGCTTTTATTAAAGAAGAGATCCTGCTTGTACTTGGAACATCTTCATCAGAATCCGCACTTCCGAAGATGATGGAGAAGATGGAGAAATACGGATGCTCAAAATCTGTTGTGGGACTGGTCATTCCGACAGGCTACTCCTTTAACTTGGACGGCACTTCAATCTATTTATCAATGGCGGCCATGTTTATTGCACAGGCATATGGAGTAGATCTCAGTATTTGGCAGCAGCTGACCCTTCTTGGAATTCTGATGCTGACATCTAAAGGGGCAGCAGGAGTAACAGGATCCGGCTTTATCACATTGGCAGCAACGCTTGCTGCATTCCCGATGATTCCGGTTGAAGGCATCGCCTTACTGCTCGGAGTGGACCGTTTCATGTCTGAAGCCCGGGCGATCACAAATCTCATTGGAAATGGTGTTGCAACTGTTGTTGTTTCTAAAATGGAAGATGAATTTCATCCTCCGGCTGAACACGCTGAACCTGCAAAAATTTCAATTGCTAAGTAA
- a CDS encoding inorganic phosphate transporter — MDTTLILTILVVIFALGFDFINGFHDTANAIATSVSTKALKPRQAIILASVMNFVGAMTFTGVAKTITKDIVDPFTLQNGSVVILAALIAAITWNLITWYYGIPSSSSHAIIGSIAGAAIAAAGFNSLNYSGFLKILQALIISPILAFIVGYIIYSIFKVVFKNNNLTKTNKNFRAIQVATAALQSYTHGTNDAQKAMGIITMALIAGNLQDSTDIQWWVQFSCALAMGIGTSVGGWKIIKTVGGKIMKIRPVNGVAADLTGAAVIFGASIIHLPVSTTHVISSSILGVGSAHRIKGVKWGTAKTMVITWFITLPISATLAAISYFILNLFF; from the coding sequence ATGGATACTACATTAATTCTTACCATTCTTGTTGTTATTTTTGCCTTAGGGTTTGACTTTATTAACGGATTTCATGATACGGCAAATGCAATTGCAACATCTGTATCAACTAAAGCCCTTAAACCAAGACAGGCAATCATCCTTGCATCTGTCATGAACTTCGTCGGTGCAATGACATTTACAGGGGTTGCAAAAACCATCACAAAGGACATTGTTGACCCGTTTACCCTGCAAAATGGATCTGTTGTTATATTAGCTGCATTGATTGCAGCCATCACGTGGAATTTAATTACTTGGTATTATGGAATTCCAAGCAGCTCCTCACATGCGATTATTGGTTCAATCGCAGGTGCTGCGATTGCTGCGGCAGGATTTAATTCTCTAAACTATTCAGGGTTTTTGAAAATCCTTCAGGCGCTTATCATTTCGCCGATCTTAGCGTTTATTGTCGGTTATATTATTTACAGTATTTTTAAAGTTGTCTTTAAAAACAATAATCTGACAAAAACAAACAAAAACTTCCGTGCGATTCAGGTGGCAACAGCTGCTTTGCAATCTTACACTCACGGTACAAATGATGCTCAAAAAGCAATGGGTATTATCACGATGGCCCTTATTGCAGGGAATCTTCAAGACTCAACAGATATTCAATGGTGGGTTCAATTCTCATGTGCACTTGCAATGGGAATTGGTACAAGTGTCGGCGGCTGGAAAATCATTAAAACCGTTGGCGGAAAGATCATGAAGATTCGTCCAGTTAACGGTGTAGCAGCAGACTTAACTGGAGCAGCCGTTATATTTGGCGCTTCGATTATTCACTTGCCAGTCAGTACAACACATGTTATTTCATCTTCAATACTTGGCGTAGGCTCTGCACATCGAATCAAAGGTGTAAAATG